The SAR202 cluster bacterium region CCCAATTGTTAACCAGACATGCTTCTCCGTCGTGTTCAACACGATGAAGACCGTCTTCCCGAACGTGGTGGGCTACGAGGCGTTCGTACAGGCCTTCTGCGGCTCCTGGGGCTTTATCTCGGCCTCCGTGGGCAACGATCTCCTCAAGATCACACCGCAAGAGGTTGACAAGCGCATAGCTGAACGACTTGGCCCAGACAAGCTGAAATTCTATGACGGCATCACGCACACAGGCATGTTCGGCCTGCCCAAGTACCTGCGCAAGTCCGTTGCGGACGAGAAGCGGGTGATCACGAAGGACAAGCCGCTTTACGTTGTGTAAAATAGTCCTGTATGAGCTTGCTCAAGGGCCCCGAAGCTTCGGGGCCCTTGCCGTTCTGTAAAACACCTGTACTAAAACCAGCCCTGCTGATGCTATAATTCCCTGTGGTGCACCCATGCCAACCGACCTGCTTCACGGACTGAACAAACAGCAGCGAGAGGCCGTCGAGACGGTCAACGGCCCCGTGCTCATCGTAGCCGGCCCAGGCAGCGGCAAGACGCGCGTTATCACGAACCGCATCGCCTACCTCGTGAAGGTGTGCGGCGTCGCGCCGTACCGCATCGGGGCCGTCACCTTCACCAACAAGGCCGCCCGCGAGCTCCGCGAGCGACTGGAGCCAATGCTCGGCCACCAGGCCCAGGAGCTCACAGCGACGACCTTTCACTCTTTCTGCGCCCTTGTGTTGCGCAAGGACGGCCACCACCTGGGGCTGGACAAGAGCTTCGCGATCTACGATTCCGCCGACCAGCTCTCTCTTATCAAGCGCGCGATGAAAGAGGTGGACGTGGACGCCAAGCAGTTCACGCCCGGCGCCATCCAGTCCGCCATCTCCAGCGCCAAGAACCAGCTCATCGGCGTCGAAGGGTTCGGCCTGAACAAGCAGAACTACTTCGACGAGATAGTCCACCGGGTCTACGAGCGCTACGATGCCCTGCTCGCACAGAGCATGGCTCTGGATTTCGATGACCTGCTTTTCAAGTCCCACACCCTGTTCGACAAGTTCCCTGAAGTGGCCGCGAAGTACCAGGAGCGGTACGTACACTTCATGATCGACGAGTTCCAGGACACCAACGTCACGCAGTACGCCATAGCGAGGTTGATCACCCAGAAGTACCGAAACCTGTGCGTTGTGGGCGATCCCGACCAGTCAATCTACTCCTGGCGGCACGCAGACATCCGGAACATTCTTAGCTTCAAGTCTGACTTTCCGGAAGCCAAGGTCATCGCGCTGGAGGAGAACTACCGGTCCACGCAGACCATCCTCGAGGCTGCGCAGCGGCTCATAGAGCCGAACAAGCAGCGCGTTGAGAAGGCCCTTTACACGAAAAACGACCGGGGTGTGCCGATCATCGTCAAGGAGAGTTACAACGAGCAGGAAGAGGCGCAGTATGTCGTCAAGGAGATAGAGCGCCTTTCCCGCCAGGGCTATCGAAAGTCCGATATCGCGGTGATGTACCGCGTCAACGCGCAGTCCCGCGCGCTGGAAGAGGCGTGCATGCGGTACGGCATGCCGTACCTGCTGGTGGGCACGGTCCGCTTCTACCAGCGCCAGGAGGTAAAGGACCTCACCGCCTACCTTCGATTGCTGGAGAACCCCAGCGATGACGTTAGCTTCTTGCGAGTGTGCAACGTGCCGACGCGCGGCATAGGCCAGCGCACGCTGGATGACCTCCAGCGCCTCGCGCGCGACCAGAATATGTCGATGTATGCGGCGATCGAGATGCTCGCCGGCGACAAGGACCAGCCGCTCTCCACCGTGGCCCCCCTGCCGGCGCGCTCCCTCACAGCCCTGAGGGGGTTCCGGGACCTGATCGCCGGAATAGCCGAGGAGTGCAGGACGCTCAGCCTGGTGGATACCATCGACCTCGTTCTCAAGAAGTCCGGGTACAAAGACTACATCCAGAACGAGGCCGACGGCGGTGACGAGCGATGGGAGAACCTGCTGGAGTTCCGCAACACGGCGAACGAATTCCGGGACATCGCCCCGGACGAGGCGCTGACGGCCTTCCTGGAGCAGGTGAGCCTTGTCAACGACACCGACAACGTGGGCGCGAAGTCGGACACGATCACCCTTATTACGCTGCACCAGGCGAAGGGGCTGGAGTACCCGGTGGTGTTCATCGTGGGAATGGAGGAGGGCACCCTGCCCCACATACGGTCGCTGACGGACCCGGAGGAGATGGAGGAGGAGCGGCGGCTGGCCTACGTGGGCGTTACGCGCGCCAAGAAGCTGCTGTACCTCACGCGCGTTTTCCGCCGGGGCTTCCAGGGCGTATCGGAGCCCAAGATACCGTCCCGCTTTTTGGCCGATATCCCGAAGGAG contains the following coding sequences:
- a CDS encoding AAA family ATPase, with product MPTDLLHGLNKQQREAVETVNGPVLIVAGPGSGKTRVITNRIAYLVKVCGVAPYRIGAVTFTNKAARELRERLEPMLGHQAQELTATTFHSFCALVLRKDGHHLGLDKSFAIYDSADQLSLIKRAMKEVDVDAKQFTPGAIQSAISSAKNQLIGVEGFGLNKQNYFDEIVHRVYERYDALLAQSMALDFDDLLFKSHTLFDKFPEVAAKYQERYVHFMIDEFQDTNVTQYAIARLITQKYRNLCVVGDPDQSIYSWRHADIRNILSFKSDFPEAKVIALEENYRSTQTILEAAQRLIEPNKQRVEKALYTKNDRGVPIIVKESYNEQEEAQYVVKEIERLSRQGYRKSDIAVMYRVNAQSRALEEACMRYGMPYLLVGTVRFYQRQEVKDLTAYLRLLENPSDDVSFLRVCNVPTRGIGQRTLDDLQRLARDQNMSMYAAIEMLAGDKDQPLSTVAPLPARSLTALRGFRDLIAGIAEECRTLSLVDTIDLVLKKSGYKDYIQNEADGGDERWENLLEFRNTANEFRDIAPDEALTAFLEQVSLVNDTDNVGAKSDTITLITLHQAKGLEYPVVFIVGMEEGTLPHIRSLTDPEEMEEERRLAYVGVTRAKKLLYLTRVFRRGFQGVSEPKIPSRFLADIPKELTSGSQSDLKQQSFASRAPGWSTPGGQSSRPSISAPSVRIEHSGPEPTRTKISSNSPQQPQQPQRPGQSEAPKTAALKTGDRVRHKKFGEGIVTGTKPTGADLEVTVAFKDGAGVKRLLLSFAPLEKAE